GGGATAAAGAAGCGGACGGGTATCGCTTGGCGACGGTAGCCGAATGGGAGTATGCGGCGTCGGCGCGGGGGACGAATTTCGATTACGGTTCGGCAAAGAGTCCGAGTGTACTCGATGAAGCGTGGTTGTATGAAAATGCAAACTTTGAATTCCATCCGGTCGGGCTGAAAAAGCCGAATGCGTTGGGTTTGTATGATATGCTGGGCAATATGTTCGAGTGGTGTTGGGATTTGGCTGAGACTCCCGAGGAGAGGAAAGACTATTATAGGGCTACAAAAGGGTCGTCTTATAATTTCAGTATAGCTGAATCTTCCATGCTCTGGCGGTCTTCATTTTATCCGCTTAGAATCCGTTATTCAACGCACGGATTTCGGCTGGTTCGAAGCGTAGCGGAAGTTTCCAAAATCCGGCCGGGACTTTTCGGCAGCCGTTATTCGGCGGGTAAGAGAGTATATGCAACGGATAACTTAAATATTCGCGCGGCTCCGAATTTGCGGGCGGAAAAAGTCGTATTGGCAGCAAAGGGGAGTCCGCTTACGGTACTTGAAGAGGGGAAAAGGGAAACGATAAACGGAATCACGGCTCCGTGGATAAAGGTACGCTTATCGGACGGGAAGGAAGGCTGGTGCTTTGCAGGATATGTAACGGCGAAAAAGCCGTGAACGAAATACCGGCTTGATTTCAGCGGGGTGCGGTAAGAGCGGAAGCGAAAGAGAATAAGTCTGTGCCCCGCCCTCTAATCGACCTTCCCCGAGAGCTTTTTCGCGAGGATGCAGGCGCCTTCGACTATCGCTTCGTGTTCGACCGGCGCTATCCGCGCGTATAATGTGTCGGGCGTATCGCCGGGCATGACGTCTACTTTTTTTTGCACGAGGATCGCCCCCGTGTCGCAGCCCGAATCCACAAAATGTACGGTGCAGCCGCTTTCCCTTTCGCCTTCGGCGATGACCGTTTCGTGTACGCGCCGACCCCACATACCCACTCCTCCGAATTTCGGAAGCAGGGCGGGATGCAGATTGATGATCTTTCCGCCGTACTCGCCTATTATGGGGCCGCATAAAACCGTGAGCCAGCCCGCAAGCACGATCGCGTCCGCTTTGTGTTTTTTGCATGCGGCGAGAGCCGCGTTCGAAACGGCGAGGCGCTTTTCATCGCGCGATGCGGCCTCCGCTTTTTCTTTTCCGAGTACCGCGTACGCGCTTACGAGCTCCGTCGCGATTCCGGCTTTTTTTGCACGTTCGAGCGCATAAGCGTCTTTTCTGTCGCTTACGACAAGACGGATGCGGTATGGGCACGAAGCGCGGGATTTTTCATAATCGATGAGCGCCTGCAAATTCGTGCCGCTTCCCGAAACGAACACTGCGATCGAAAGCATTTCACCCCTCAAAGAGCGTCATCGCTTTATTGCCTTTGACGTTTCCGCGGATTTCTTTTTCGGATGCGGCGACGCGCCCTATCGTATAGGCTTTCATGTCGGGGATGCCTTTGACCGAAAAGCGCTTTGCGTGTTTGTTGAACCGGTCGACGATCGCGCAGGCGTCGCTTTTTTTTACTGCAAGCACAAAGCCGATTCCCATATTGAACGTTTCGAACATGCGCTTTTCGTCGGCTCCCCGCCTTACGAGCTCCGCAAAAATAGGGGGCACGTCCCAGCTTCCGTTTTTAATAATCGATATGAGCTGTTTTTGATTTTCCTTTGCACGGGGATACATGCGCGGGAGATTTTCATAAAAGCCGCCGCCCGTGATGTGTACCATGCCGTGTATCGAAGTCCGGTACGTTTTGAGCACGTCCATAACCGGCCGCACGTAGATGCGCGTCGGCGTCAAAAGCACATCCCCGATCGTTTTTCGACCATGCTTTCCGTCCGAACAAAAAGGTTCGTTGAAATCGGTAACGAGTTTTCGCACGAGCGAATAGCCGTTCGAATGAACGCCTGTCGACGAAAGACCGATGAGTACGTCTCCCGCTCGTATTTTGCCGCCGGTTATAAGCTCTTTTTTTTCACCGATGCCTACGCCGAAACCCGCAACGTCGTATTTGCCCTTGTCGTAAAAGCCCGGCATTTCAGCGGTTTCGCCTCCGAGCAGCGCGCAGCCCGCATCTTTACAGCCTGCGGCGATTCCTTCTACGATTTTACCCGCGATCTTCGCGTCGAGCGAACCGCAGGCGATGTAGTCGAGAAAAAAAAGCGTCGGTACACCGGAACAGAGGATATCGTTGACGCTCATTGCAACGCAGTCGATGCCGACGGTATCGTATTTTTTCATCTTAAAGGCGATGTCGAGTTTTGTGCCGACGCCGTCCGTACCGCTTACCATGACGGGTTCTTTGATGTGTTTCGGCACGGCGAACATACCGTTGAAGCTTCCGATACCCGTCAAAAGTCCCGGGATCGCGGTTTTTGCCGCCGATTTTTTGTATTCGTCGACCGCTTTATATCCTTCGCCGACGTCGACGCCGCTTTTTTTGTAATCGATGGTTTTCGCCATATCGCCCCCGTAAAAACGTCAGTCCGATATTATTAATTAATAATTTTAACTAGCACCGCAGCTGTGCGCTTCGGATTTCTCCGGGCACCGCTACGGGATATTCGCCGGTAAAGCAGCCTTTGCAGTAACCGTATTGTTCGGGATTGCACGAACGAAGCGCTTCGAGCATGCCGTCCATACTCAAAAACGCGAGCGAATCGGCACCGATCTCTTTGCATATCGCTTCGACATCGTGATCCGATGAGATGAGTTCCGCTCTGCGCGGCGTATCGATTCCGAAATAACACGGAAATTTTACCGGCGGGCTTGAAACGCGGAAGTGCACTTCTTTTGCACCCGCTTTGCGCAGTATTTGAATGAGGCGTCTGCTCGTCGTACCCCGCACGATCGAATCGTCTATGACTATGACACGCTTTCCGTTTATTTCGTTTTTGATCGTGTTGAGTTTGACGAATACGGTATTTTCCCGCTCTTTTTGCGTCGGCGCGATAAACGATCTGCCGATGTATTTATTTTTGACGATACCCGTCGCATAGGGGATACCCGCCGCCCGCGAATAGCCGAGTGCGGCTCCGAGTCCGCTGTCGGGCACACCGATGACGACGTCCGCCGATACGGGATTTTCTTTTGCAAGCATGGCGCCCATGCGAAGCCGCGCTTCCTGCACGGGGATTTCGTCGAGTACCGAGTCCGGGCGAGCGAAGTACACGTATTCGAAAATACACGAACGCTTCGACGTCTTTTCACCGAACTCGAACGAAAGCACACCGTCGCCGTTGATGATGACGATTTCGCCGGGACGGATATCGCGCACGAAGTCGGCTCCCATCGCGTCGATAGCGCAGCTTTCGCTTGCGAGTACCCAGCCGCCTGCAAGCTTTCCGAGACAGAGCGGGCGGATACCGTTCGGATCGCGCGCACCGATGAGGCAGTCCTGCGTCATAACGCAGAGCGCGAACGAACCTTTGATAAGCTGAATCGTATCGGTGAGTGCGCGTTCGAGTCCCTTTTTATAGCTTTTTGCGATGAATTTGACGATCACTTCCGTATCGCTCGTCGAATTGAACGACGAGCCGCTTTCTTCGAGCATTTCGCGAAGCTGTTCGTAATTGACAAGCTGACCGTTGTGCGCGACGGCGACGGTGCCGAGCTTAAAGCGGTAGACCATGGGCTGTGCGTTTTCGATCGTACAGCCGCCGGCGGTCGCATAGCGGACGTGGGCGACGGCGATCCTTCCCGAAAGTGAATCGAGGTTTTCGCGTTTAAAGACATCGGCGACGAGACCCATAAGCTTATGCACTTTGACGTCGCTTCCGTCCGACACGGCAATTCCCGCGCTTTCCTGTCCGCGGTGCTGCAGCGAATACATGCCGTAGTAGGCGAGGGAAGAAGCGCTCATTGCCGACGTATCGATCGGGTCGGCGTTCAAATACACGCCGACGACGCCGCATTCGTCGTGGAGAACATCTTCTTCATCGGTTAAATCGTTCATACCGCCGCCGTCCGTAAAATTATCAATTAATAATTATCGACCTGTTGATCAGAGTTCTTTTTCGATGCGGCCGAGCATTTCGACATAGGCTTCTTTGACGTTACCGAGATCGCGGCGAAAGCGGTCTTTGTCGAGCTTTTCGTTCGTCTTTGCGTCCCAAAAACGGCACGTATCTGGCGAAATTTCGTCGGCGAGAAATATGACGCCGTCTTTGTCCTTGCCGAATTCGAGCTTAAAGTCGATAAGGCGCACTCCGCAGCGCAAAAAGAAATGCGTGAGGATCGTGTTGACTTGAGCCGTGATTTCGTAAACGCGATGGAGCTCATCCCATGTTGCGGCTCCGATAGCGACCGCGTGGCAGTCGTTGATGAGCGGATCGTCGAGTTCGTCGCACTTGTACGATATTTCAAAAACCGTCGTTTTGAGCGCCGTACCTTCGGGCACTCCGAGCCGTTTGCTGAACGAGCCTGCGGCGACGTTCCGCACGATCACTTCGAGCGGAATGATTTTCACTTTTTTGCAAAGCACTTCGCGGTCGGAAAGTTTTTTAATAAAATGCGTCGGCACGTCCCACGAATTGAGCAGCTCGTAGAGCTTTGCCGAGATTTCGTTGTTCATGATGCCCTTGTCTTCGATCGTGCCTTTTTTTGCGCCGTTGAACGCCGTCGCGGAATCTTTGTATTCCATGATGACGAGGTCGGGATCGGAAGTTGCAAAAATTTTTTTCGCTTTGCCTTCGTAGAGCTGTTCTTTTTTAACGACGTTTTCGTTCATAGCGATACTCCATTGCCGCCTTGCTGCGCGGCCTCTTCCGCAAGCTTTTTGCGAAATTCGATAAGCTTTGTTTTTATTTCGGGGTATTTCAATGCAATAATTTCGAGAGCGAGGTAGGCGGCGTTTTTCGCGTTTCCGATGCCGACGGTTGCGACCGGAATTTGCGGCGGCATCTGCACGATGGAAAGGAGCGCGTCGAAACCTGCAAGACCGTTCGATCCTTCCGATACGCTTTCAAGGGGTACGCCGATAACCGGAAGCACCGTCATACCTGCGATCACACCGGGAAGGGCGGCTGCAAGGCCGGCGCCCGCGATGATCACGTCGGCGCCTTCACGTTCGACTTTTTCGACCGTCGCACGGAGCAGGCTTGCCGCACGGTGCGCGGAGATGATAAACGCTTCGTATTCGACGCCGAAGTCTTTTAACACGTCGGCAGCCTTTGTCATTTTTGCCGTATCGGATTTCGAGCCGAAAAAGATTGCGACTTTCATAGACGAACTATATCACAAGAGGCGCGCACAATCAAGATTGCAATTCTATGATGCAGGGATTCCGCATGAAAAATGTATACATAGAAAAGAGACATAATATAAAATAAAAAAGGCGGAACGCGAGGCAGCGGCAATGCCGCCGAGCCGCTCAGACCGATGGCAAGCGAACTTTTTGGTAAAAAAGTTCGCGCAGTCCGATTCCAATCACGGTCTGCCGCGGCGAACGGCAGGGCTGCTGCCGGGAGTGCAGCCGATTTTTTACGGTAATGGTTATTTTTTGAGGAATATAGATTCTCATGCGTAAGCCCTGTTCTATGATGTCGGGATATTTACTGAGAGAGAGCAGCCGATCAATACGCCGCCCGGCGCAAATAATATGAAAGCACCGCACCAGACCGCATAAATATGTTATAATATCGCATATTTATACAATCACATCATTCGGCAAAAATCGTCCGGAACCTCTCAAAACAGGCCGATTTTCCGCACTTTTTTGCAAATTTACAATAAAAATTATTAATTTTCAATACCCGCGCTATTGCATAAATATACGGTTTTCGCACAATTCTTTTCGCTCTGAATTGCCTGAAAAAATCATATGAAGGCGATATCGCTCATCCGCTTCAGCATTCATACAAGGCGATCCCTTCGCTTCGAACGCAATCATCGCCCCTCGCTTGACTATCTTTTTTTTCGTATTTTTGTTAAAGTAATGGGCATAAGCGCCGGCGCACAGCCGCTTTGCAAACGCTTTACATTTATCGTATCGATTCCGAGGTATTTTATGAAAACTGTCGAATGGTGCAATCTCAACAAACTGGAAAGCTACAAAAAACTTCTTTCGCTGAAAGGAGCCGTTTCCGTCAAAAACGCTTTAAAAGGAGCGGCGGGTGCAAAGCGCATCGCGGACTTTTCGATTCCGATGAGTTCCGGCCTCACTTATAACTATGCGGCAAAAGAAGTGAACCGGCAAATCCTTTCGATTTTCAAATCGCTTGTCAAAGAAGCGTCGCTCATCGAAAAGTTTTCCGCGCTCTACAACGGAGAAGTCGTCAACACGGGAGAAGGGCGCATGGTGCTCCATCATTTGACGCGGGGCAGACTCGGCAAAGACGTATTCGACGGAAATGTAAACAAGCGCGATTTTTATACCGCACAGCAAAAAGCGATCGCGGACTTCGCCGAGCGCGTGCATTCGGGAAAACTCGTAAATGAAAAAGGCGAGCCTTATACGGCAGTGTGCCAAATCGGCATCGGCGGAAGCGATTTGGGGCCGAGAGCGCTCTACCTCGCTCTTGAAAATTGGGCGACGGCGAACGATAAGTTCAAAATGAAAGCGCATTTTATTTCGAATGTCGATCCGGACGACGGAGCTGCCGTCATCGCGTCTCTCGATCCTTCCCGTACGATTTTTATCCTCGTTTCGAAAAGCGGTACGACGCTTGAAACGCTTACGAATCAAATGTTCGTCGCCGATTTTATTAAAAAAGCCGGCTGCGATCCGGCAAAACACATGATCGCCGTAACGAGCGAAACGAGTCCGCTTGCAAAGAGCAGGGATTTTCTCGCGGCATTTTTTATGGACGATTATATCGGCGGACGTTATTCGTCGTCGAGCGCCGTCGGAGGAGCGGTGCTGAGCCTCGCGTTCGGCGCTGACGTATTCGAAAAAATTCTTAAAGGCATGGCGGCTGAAGACAAGCTTGCAACGGAAACCGACCTCTCAAAAAACGCAGCTCTCATGGACGCGCTCATCGGAGTGTATGAGCGTAACGTGCAGGGCTATCCGATGACGGCGGTGCTCCCTTATTCGCAGGCGCTCGTGCGCTTTCCCGCTCATTTGCAGCAGCTCGATATGGAATCGAACGGCAAAAGCGTCAACCGCTTCGGCAAAAAAATCAATTATGTGACGGGACCCGTCATATTCGGCGAGCCGGGTACGAACGGACAGCATTCGTTTTATCAGCTTTTACATCAGGGAACGAATATCGTGCCGCTCCAGTTTATCGCTTTCAGAGAAAGCCAAGCCGGCAAAGACATCGTCGTCAAAGGTTCGACGAGCCAAAAAAAACTCGGTGCGAACGTAGCCGCGCAGATCATCGCGTTTGCATGCGGCAAAGACGACGATAATCCGAATAAATATTTTGCAGGAGAGCGGCCGTCCTCCGTCATCTACGGTGAAAAACTCACGCCCGAAGCGCTCGGTGCGCTCCTTTCGCACTACGAAAACAAAGTGATGTTTCAAGGATTTTTATGGAATATCAACAGTTTCGATCAGGAAGGCGTACAGCTCGGCAAAAAACTTGCGAATGCGGTGCTCGAAAATAAAATGGAAGCGAACCTCAAAGCGTACGCCGAACTGCTCATAAAGCGATAAGGTCGAAAAGCGGTGCTTAAAAGCACAACCGGAGCGTAAGCGGGGATTTCGCTGTGAGAGCCGCGTTCTCATACGTCTGCAAAGATTGTACGACGGCCATCCTCGCCGAAAGCATACTTTTATTTTAAAATACGTTCGCACTCGGCATTCGGACTTTTATTAATTTTCACTTTACGGCATCCGTGCGCCGCTTGAGCGTAACCGTTTTTCCTTTGAGTTCGGCTTTGTAGATTTCGCAGTAAGCGATGCGTTTATCTACGATGCCGAGCCTCACGATTTCGCTTTCGGTCGCGCCCGGCATTCCTTCCATACCGTTGAATAAAAAATTTCCGAGGCTGTAGACGATGAGGCTTTTGCCGTACCATTCGACGCTCTGGAGGACGTGCGGGTGACTTCCGAATACGACGTCGGCGCCCGCGCTGCACAAAGCTTCGTACAAGCGGCGCTGACTTTGTGTCGGCGTAAAGCGGTATTCTTCTCCGCCGTGCACGTTTACGATGACGAAAGCGCCCGCATCTTTTTCTTTTTTGATGCTTTCCAAAAGCTCGTCGCTCTGCCACAAAATACCCGCCCGCGTGTCGGTCGCAGTTGCAGTCGTTTTGCCGTTAAAGCCCGAGCGTTCGACGGGAAAGGCGCCGCATGAGATGATCGCGAACGTCGTGTCTCCGACGGTTTTATGATAAAACTTTTTTGCCTCGTCCGCATTGCGTCCCGCTCCGCTTGTCGGTATGCCGTACTTTTCAAAAGCGGCGAGCGTGTCCTTAAAACCTTCTTCTCCGAAATCGTACGAGTGATTATTCGCCTGCATGAGATAATCGAATCCCGCGTCTTTTAAGTGCGGCAGCACTCTTTCGTCGAAACGGAACGTATAAGTTTTTACCGCATTGTTTTTTGAAGACGTTACGACGCCTTCGAGATTTCCGATCGTAATATCGTTTTTTTGCAAAACCGAAAGCGTATTTCCGAATACCGTTTCGAGGCCGTCCGGACGATCGATTAAAATTTCCTGTACACCGCGCGCAACCATGATGTCGCCGACGCTTGCAACGAAAATCGTTTTACATGCGGATGCGTTTTTCGGCGCAAAGAGGGCTTTGCAGAGTGCGGTGAATTTTTCCGCATATCTTTTATCGTATGAGACGCACACGGCGTAGCGCTTTACGGAAAGTGCATAGCCTTCGCTTCCGGCATAGACGCCGTCAACCGGAAGCGCGCGATTACCCTCCGGCATTGAAGCCGCCTCGGAAAAAGAGACGCTCGCATCGGGAGAAAGGAGCGATGCTTGCGGCGTTCCGTCGTTTGTAAAATCCGCTTTTACCGAAGGAAGCAGTTCCGTTTCGGATAACAGATAATAGACTTCGTTTTCGCTTCGTGCTTCTTTTGCGATCGGCACTTCTGTCCTTTCCGAAATTCGTCCTATCGTAACGGGAACGGCGCCGAAAAACGAGGGGCGCATGTTTTCGCTTTCTTTTATAAAGCGGAACGAAGGCTTTTCGCTTTGCACCGCTTCGAATTCCGCTTTGTAGGATTCGTAGAGCGCATCCGACACGCGGACGAAAAGTCTTGCAGGACGGAATGCTCTTAGGGCGAGAGCGATAAAAAAAAGCGATGCGAGAGCAAAAAAAATCGCTCGTATTTTCTTGGGATACATCATTTTATTAATTTTGACAGCTCCTCGTTCAGTTTCCGCATTTCGGCATTGTTCGGGTCTAAGGCGACGACCTGTTTGAGATAATACTGCGCTTTACGGTAGTCGCGTTTTTCATAGTAGATTTCATAGAGTCTGAAAAGCGCGTCCGCATTTCTCGGGTTTGCGATGAGGCTCGAACGCAAATCGGTAAGAGAATCTTCTTCCGCC
This Treponema socranskii subsp. buccale DNA region includes the following protein-coding sequences:
- a CDS encoding SUMF1/EgtB/PvdO family nonheme iron enzyme, encoding MKRLFLGIIILLSACRVFGEDAADRMVLVKGGTYTNPLGSGETKRVKLADFYISAVQVTVGDYQAYLKETDPSSEYLNMEKLGRNYEQPVTVSFPMGYITWFDALEYCNWLSKKRGYRPVYEICAEKKKGNYLKDKADYPADALVKWDKEADGYRLATVAEWEYAASARGTNFDYGSAKSPSVLDEAWLYENANFEFHPVGLKKPNALGLYDMLGNMFEWCWDLAETPEERKDYYRATKGSSYNFSIAESSMLWRSSFYPLRIRYSTHGFRLVRSVAEVSKIRPGLFGSRYSAGKRVYATDNLNIRAAPNLRAEKVVLAAKGSPLTVLEEGKRETINGITAPWIKVRLSDGKEGWCFAGYVTAKKP
- the purN gene encoding phosphoribosylglycinamide formyltransferase; translated protein: MLSIAVFVSGSGTNLQALIDYEKSRASCPYRIRLVVSDRKDAYALERAKKAGIATELVSAYAVLGKEKAEAASRDEKRLAVSNAALAACKKHKADAIVLAGWLTVLCGPIIGEYGGKIINLHPALLPKFGGVGMWGRRVHETVIAEGERESGCTVHFVDSGCDTGAILVQKKVDVMPGDTPDTLYARIAPVEHEAIVEGACILAKKLSGKVD
- the purM gene encoding phosphoribosylformylglycinamidine cyclo-ligase; translated protein: MAKTIDYKKSGVDVGEGYKAVDEYKKSAAKTAIPGLLTGIGSFNGMFAVPKHIKEPVMVSGTDGVGTKLDIAFKMKKYDTVGIDCVAMSVNDILCSGVPTLFFLDYIACGSLDAKIAGKIVEGIAAGCKDAGCALLGGETAEMPGFYDKGKYDVAGFGVGIGEKKELITGGKIRAGDVLIGLSSTGVHSNGYSLVRKLVTDFNEPFCSDGKHGRKTIGDVLLTPTRIYVRPVMDVLKTYRTSIHGMVHITGGGFYENLPRMYPRAKENQKQLISIIKNGSWDVPPIFAELVRRGADEKRMFETFNMGIGFVLAVKKSDACAIVDRFNKHAKRFSVKGIPDMKAYTIGRVAASEKEIRGNVKGNKAMTLFEG
- the purF gene encoding amidophosphoribosyltransferase; amino-acid sequence: MNDLTDEEDVLHDECGVVGVYLNADPIDTSAMSASSLAYYGMYSLQHRGQESAGIAVSDGSDVKVHKLMGLVADVFKRENLDSLSGRIAVAHVRYATAGGCTIENAQPMVYRFKLGTVAVAHNGQLVNYEQLREMLEESGSSFNSTSDTEVIVKFIAKSYKKGLERALTDTIQLIKGSFALCVMTQDCLIGARDPNGIRPLCLGKLAGGWVLASESCAIDAMGADFVRDIRPGEIVIINGDGVLSFEFGEKTSKRSCIFEYVYFARPDSVLDEIPVQEARLRMGAMLAKENPVSADVVIGVPDSGLGAALGYSRAAGIPYATGIVKNKYIGRSFIAPTQKERENTVFVKLNTIKNEINGKRVIVIDDSIVRGTTSRRLIQILRKAGAKEVHFRVSSPPVKFPCYFGIDTPRRAELISSDHDVEAICKEIGADSLAFLSMDGMLEALRSCNPEQYGYCKGCFTGEYPVAVPGEIRSAQLRC
- the purC gene encoding phosphoribosylaminoimidazolesuccinocarboxamide synthase, producing the protein MNENVVKKEQLYEGKAKKIFATSDPDLVIMEYKDSATAFNGAKKGTIEDKGIMNNEISAKLYELLNSWDVPTHFIKKLSDREVLCKKVKIIPLEVIVRNVAAGSFSKRLGVPEGTALKTTVFEISYKCDELDDPLINDCHAVAIGAATWDELHRVYEITAQVNTILTHFFLRCGVRLIDFKLEFGKDKDGVIFLADEISPDTCRFWDAKTNEKLDKDRFRRDLGNVKEAYVEMLGRIEKEL
- the purE gene encoding 5-(carboxyamino)imidazole ribonucleotide mutase, yielding MKVAIFFGSKSDTAKMTKAADVLKDFGVEYEAFIISAHRAASLLRATVEKVEREGADVIIAGAGLAAALPGVIAGMTVLPVIGVPLESVSEGSNGLAGFDALLSIVQMPPQIPVATVGIGNAKNAAYLALEIIALKYPEIKTKLIEFRKKLAEEAAQQGGNGVSL
- a CDS encoding glucose-6-phosphate isomerase produces the protein MKTVEWCNLNKLESYKKLLSLKGAVSVKNALKGAAGAKRIADFSIPMSSGLTYNYAAKEVNRQILSIFKSLVKEASLIEKFSALYNGEVVNTGEGRMVLHHLTRGRLGKDVFDGNVNKRDFYTAQQKAIADFAERVHSGKLVNEKGEPYTAVCQIGIGGSDLGPRALYLALENWATANDKFKMKAHFISNVDPDDGAAVIASLDPSRTIFILVSKSGTTLETLTNQMFVADFIKKAGCDPAKHMIAVTSETSPLAKSRDFLAAFFMDDYIGGRYSSSSAVGGAVLSLAFGADVFEKILKGMAAEDKLATETDLSKNAALMDALIGVYERNVQGYPMTAVLPYSQALVRFPAHLQQLDMESNGKSVNRFGKKINYVTGPVIFGEPGTNGQHSFYQLLHQGTNIVPLQFIAFRESQAGKDIVVKGSTSQKKLGANVAAQIIAFACGKDDDNPNKYFAGERPSSVIYGEKLTPEALGALLSHYENKVMFQGFLWNINSFDQEGVQLGKKLANAVLENKMEANLKAYAELLIKR
- a CDS encoding CapA family protein; the protein is MMYPKKIRAIFFALASLFFIALALRAFRPARLFVRVSDALYESYKAEFEAVQSEKPSFRFIKESENMRPSFFGAVPVTIGRISERTEVPIAKEARSENEVYYLLSETELLPSVKADFTNDGTPQASLLSPDASVSFSEAASMPEGNRALPVDGVYAGSEGYALSVKRYAVCVSYDKRYAEKFTALCKALFAPKNASACKTIFVASVGDIMVARGVQEILIDRPDGLETVFGNTLSVLQKNDITIGNLEGVVTSSKNNAVKTYTFRFDERVLPHLKDAGFDYLMQANNHSYDFGEEGFKDTLAAFEKYGIPTSGAGRNADEAKKFYHKTVGDTTFAIISCGAFPVERSGFNGKTTATATDTRAGILWQSDELLESIKKEKDAGAFVIVNVHGGEEYRFTPTQSQRRLYEALCSAGADVVFGSHPHVLQSVEWYGKSLIVYSLGNFLFNGMEGMPGATESEIVRLGIVDKRIAYCEIYKAELKGKTVTLKRRTDAVK